One segment of Ricinus communis isolate WT05 ecotype wild-type chromosome 8, ASM1957865v1, whole genome shotgun sequence DNA contains the following:
- the LOC8284386 gene encoding bZIP transcription factor 29 translates to MGDTEEANSEMMQRLHSSFGTTQSSSKQQPFSSMTQLEIPHLNQTQNRARHFAHFAQNFSTDSSKRIGIPPSHPNQIPPISPYSQIPVSRPGNQQMGSQNFSPGPTHSRSLSQPSSFFSLDSLPPLSPAPFRDSSSTSVADPVSTDVSMEERDANSHSLLPPSPFNRGNASRVAESLPPRKAHRRSNSDIPFGLSYVMQSSPPLIPLRPSGGLERSVSGKENSSVAKPTQLVKKEWERGNDSIAEGMGERKSEGEVVDDLFSAYMNLDTIDALNSSGTDDKNGNENREDLDSRASGTKTNGGDSSDNEAESSVNESGSSLLRAGVNSSTEKREGIKRSAGGDIAPTTRHYRSVSMDSFMGKLNFGDESPKLPPSPGSRPGQLSPSNSIDGNAFSLDFGNGEFSGAELKKIMANEKLAEIALTDPKRAKRILANRQSAARSKERKMRYISELEHKVQTLQTEATTLSAQLTLLQRDSVGLTSQNNELKFRLQAMEQQAQLRDALNEALTAEVRRLKLATAELSGDSEPTKGMVQQLSINPQMFQLQQPQPSQLNMHQLQQQQQQPSPSQINIHQLQQQQSQSQQNGNTTSNSETNQ, encoded by the exons atggGTGATACTGAAGAAGCTAATAGTGAAATGATGCAAAGGCTTCATTCTTCATTTGGAACAACTCAATCATCATCTAAACAACAACCTTTTTCATCAATGACCCAACTTGAAATACCTCACTTGAACCAGACCCAAAACAGAGCTAGACATTTTGCACACTTTGCACAGAATTTTAGTACTGATAGTAGTAAGAGAATAGGGATACCACCTTCCCACCCTAATCAGATCCCACCCATCTCACCTTATTCTCAGATCCCAGTGTCTAGGCCAGGTAATCAGCAAATGGGTTCTCAGAACTTTAGCCCAGGACCCACCCACTCGCGATCTTTGTCACAGCCATCGTCCTTTTTTTCGCTTGATTCACTGCCACCCTTGAGTCCTGCTCCTTTTCGCGACTCCTCTTCAACGTCTGTAGCTGACCCTGTATCAACTGATGTGTCCATGGAAGAAAGGGATGCGAATTCACATTCTTTGTTACCACCCTCACCATTTAACAGGGGAAATGCTTCTCGAGTTGCTGAGAGCTTGCCCCCACGGAAAGCACATAGGAGGTCTAATAGTGATATTCCGTTTGGGCTTTCTTATGTGATGCAATCTTCGCCGCCGCTAATTCCATTGAGGCCTTCAGGTGGATTAGAGCGGTCAGTATCTGGAAAAGAGAATTCATCAGTGGCTAAGCCAACTCAGTTGGTGAAAAAGGAATGGGAAAGAGGTAATGATAGCATTGCCGAGGGGATGGGTGAGAGGAAATCTGAAGGTGAAGTTGTGGATGATCTGTTTTCGGCATATATGAATTTGGATACCATTGATGCACTGAACTCCTCTGGAACTGATGATAAGAATGGTAATGAGAATCGTGAGGATTTGGATAGTAGAGCTAGTGGGACAAAGACTAATGGGGGCGATAGCAGTGATAATGAGGCAGAAAGCAGTGTAAATGAAAGTGGGAGTAGCTTGCTGAGGGCAGGAGTGAATTCTTCAACAGAGAAGAGAGAGGGGATTAAACGGAGTGCAGGAGGGGATATTGCTCCAACCACAAGACACTATAGAAGTGTTTCAATGGATAGTTTCATGGGCAAGTTAAACTTTGGTGATGAATCTCCAAAGCTCCCACCTTCACCAGGAAGTCGTCCGGGGCAGCTATCACCTAGCAATTCAATTGATGGGAATGCCTTTAGCTTGGATTTTGGAAATGGTGAGTTTAGTGGTGCTGAGCTGAAGAAAATCATGGCAAATGAGAAACTTGCTGAGATTGCGTTAACTGATCCAAAGCGTGCAAAAAG gATTTTAGCAAATCGTCAATCAGCTGCTCGTTCTAAAGAAAGGAAGATGAGATATATTTCAGAGTTGGAGCACAAGGTTCAGACTCTTCAGACTGAAGCCACCACATTGTCTGCCCAGCTCACACTTTTACAG AGAGATTCTGTTGGGCTTACAAGCCAGAATAATGAATTGAAGTTCCGTCTCCAAGCCATGGAGCAACAGGCACAACTCCGAGATg CTCTAAATGAAGCATTGACTGCTGAAGTCCGACGACTGAAGCTTGCCACTGCAGAGCTCAGTGGGGATTCTGAGCCAACTAAAGGCATGGTTCAGCAGCTTTCCATCAATCCTCAGATGTTTCAGCTGCAGCAACCACAACCTTCCCAACTCAACATGCATCAattgcagcagcagcagcagcaaccaTCACCCTCTCAGATCAACATTCATCAGTTGCAGCAGCAGCAATCACAGTCTCAACAAAATGGAAACACGACATCAAATTCAGAGACCAATCAATAG